GGTCGAGGGCGGAATGGCCCTGCGACTGACGGTCGCCGAACTCAGCGACGGCGTCCGCCTCGAACTGACGGTGTCGAACGAGTCCGACACGGCCAAGACCGTCCAGCTGGCCTTCCACCCCTACTTCCTGGTCACCCACCCCGGCAAGGTCGAGGTCGGCGGGCTGGACGGGGTGCAGGTGCTCGACCGGGTCAGCGGGAAAGAGGCCACCCAGGAGGGTGACCTGGAGATCGAGGGCGAATATGACCGCATCTTCCTCGACTCGGTGCCCGTGACCATCACGGATCCCGGCAAGAAGCGGGTGATCACCATCCGCCCGGACGGGGCGGACTCGACCGTGGTGTGGAACCCGGGGCGGGACCTCGCCGCGGACATGGCGGACATCGGCACCGGGGAGTGGGCCGACTTCCTCTGTGTGGAACCCGCCCTGCTCGGGGAGGACCAGCAGGGCGTGGAGATCGCCGACGGGGAGACCCGACGCATCTCGATGGAGGTCACGGTCGCCCCGCTGGCGGACTAA
Above is a window of Corynebacterium suedekumii DNA encoding:
- a CDS encoding D-hexose-6-phosphate mutarotase; protein product: MDDLLATGRLKLSPAGAHLTSTDTDHGELFYLSSTTKHGEGNAIRGGVPVIAPWFADLLDLTPRHGWARTSPWRVTVDKVGLEASMVEGGMALRLTVAELSDGVRLELTVSNESDTAKTVQLAFHPYFLVTHPGKVEVGGLDGVQVLDRVSGKEATQEGDLEIEGEYDRIFLDSVPVTITDPGKKRVITIRPDGADSTVVWNPGRDLAADMADIGTGEWADFLCVEPALLGEDQQGVEIADGETRRISMEVTVAPLAD